The following proteins are encoded in a genomic region of Leptospiraceae bacterium:
- a CDS encoding DUF2809 domain-containing protein → MPQKTKRFPYIVLSLILFILCILIVVLFSSNGFIRGFLGDAVIVVLLYTLLKSIKDFDSLLLSVGITLFAYAIEISQYFKIIPLLGFQENFFTRIVFGSVFDPLDLIAYTIGGLLAYFLDKNMIKKI, encoded by the coding sequence ATGCCACAAAAAACAAAACGATTTCCATATATAGTATTAAGTCTAATTTTATTTATCCTCTGCATTCTAATTGTAGTTTTATTTTCGTCAAATGGATTCATTAGAGGATTTTTAGGTGATGCAGTGATTGTGGTATTACTTTACACCCTTCTAAAATCAATAAAAGACTTTGATTCTCTATTGCTCAGTGTAGGAATAACGTTATTTGCCTACGCTATCGAAATATCCCAATACTTTAAAATCATTCCTTTATTAGGATTTCAGGAAAACTTTTTTACTCGAATCGTATTTGGTTCTGTCTTTGATCCACTCGATCTGATTGCCTATACAATCGGTGGACTCCTTGCCTATTTTCTAGATAAGAATATGATTAAAAAAATATGA